AGAAATTTTATCAACAGCTCAAATATAAACCAAAGTATCACATTTATGAAAACACTTCTACTCTAAAATAACCACTGCACCACTTCCTTCGAAAACTAAGAGGGCTCGAATAAGTTTCTTATCTTTGGGACATCATGTTATATGATGATTCTGAAGGCATGAAAACATGCAAAAACTCAACAAAATATGTACGAAAATGTGAAATAAATGCTTATACATCGATTTCCTTAAAacttataaaaataagtaattaaataaaaattaactaggAGAGCATGATTAATTTCAGCAGATCGACTACAAAAGTATTATATAAACTGAGCAGTAACTCGAAGGCCTTCTTGATTGTGGAAACTTACATCATGGAAGGCTAACAAATTGAGCCAGACATTTGTACCACTCATGAGAGATACTTGACGTTCTGATGTGTCTCCTCCAAAAATGACAAAAACTTTTCTAGCTCCTTCAGGAAAAGGAAATGACTTGTTGAGCTCGAAAGATTTTGACCTAGTTGGAACCTGACCTGATATTCCACTATCTGATGCAAGATTTGGAAATCTCAAGCAAGCATGGCGAACAACGCTCCTAAGGATGTTTTTATGAGAAAAACCAACCTGTATATTATAAATAGAGTTTTCCGGCAGTGAATAATATGAATTATCCATGCATAAAAAAGCGaaacaaaaatattaagttCTAGAAGTGCTTATATTGTGAATGTCATGTTCAAAGAAAATCCTGCTAGCAATGTATAAGATAGCATGACAATAAACAGAATATTTAGTCACTAGAAGCAGAGAAATCAGTAGTACACTGCTGAACTTTAGTTGTTAGATATGTATTTCAAAAATGAGGCAGCTCCGGTACAATCGCCGTTAAAATAAATAACCCACATGCTAAGATGAGAAGGtcattttaaaagaaaagagaaatggaAAACATACGCATACAGACCAATTACAGACATATGTAAGTACGACAGTAAAATACCTTATGAAAATATAAGAGACTGCGATATTTAATACAAGAAGTGTGATGCAGACAGATCAAGAAGTACCTTAGAAGCTTGCTGAAATAGAAAACTGGTTTGTTCCATACCACTGATCTGAATCATGCAATGAATATAATATTTAGCACTACTTTATGACAAACATTAATGATAAAATGATATTATCCATATTCCACCCAGGAAAGAAAATCATCTCACCAGGTTAATGTCAGTGAATAATATGGTACCAGCTTCAGTCCTTCCAAACTCATTTTCTGAACATGATAACTTAGAATCTGAATTAGGCAAAAACCATCCATCAATTCGTGCAAAATCTTGCAGGCAAAGCCGTTGAAATATCAGAGATGCCCCTTTGCGAATATTGTCAATTACATCTAAAGGAAATCGGGGTGGAGTGTGGTAAGCAACCTGTGAATATATTTCATCTAATTAGAAAGTCACAAGTCGGTATATTctgaaataaaatattcattactgagataagaaaaaacaaaaagacaTTTCATGCACTATTTATAAGATCAAGATCATCAAGCACGTGCAGTGCATATTGTGTGAATGTATAACACAGAAATTACTACTGACCTGTTGGGTTGGAAGGTACTTCCTGCGATAATTAAATATTGCATCATTTTCTTTCACATCATTTGCACCAAGGAATTGAAGCTCCACCTGTTCATCTAAAGTACACTATTAACTGCTAAGTAGAAATATTCAGTAAGCAATGCCAATTACAATTGACATGTACAAAATATTTAAGTAATTTCATGTCAACATTGTGATAGGAACTCAAGGGTTtggggttagttagttagttagttatactTAGTGAGTTAGTTAGAATGTTGTTGAGGCAtttagcctataaataacagACATTAGAGAGTTAGGGGTATCTTTGTATTCAGTTAGGAAttgggtttagagagagaagtggttctctttctagggttagagagggtgtttggtatccctttctcttgtatctttcccctagtttccaattgggaattaggttttctatcaataaaaatCAGGTTTCcatcattggtatcagagcaccatcCTGGTGCCTGAACCACGACAATCCTGGGCTGCACAAGAGGAAAGGAGAAGAATGGCAAGTTCAGAAGTTGTTCAGGAAAACCAAGAATTGAGAGCGAGGATGGAGTCAGTGGAGGCTATCACCGGGAAGAACGAGTTCGTACTAGCGGCGGTGGCGAAGAAAATGGGGGTGCGACTTGTTGCAAATCCTGATCTTGAGAAAGAAATCTCAAGATTGGAGAACAAATTGCGAGAACTTGAAGAGAGGAGAAAACAGAGGgaacaagaaagaagagaagcaGAGGCATCGCAGATGGAATCTGATGTCAGGTCGGAGGAAAAGTTAGCGGCAGCAAAGGAGATTCTGGAGAAACCAGAGGTTGCAGTGATGGCTAACCAATCGACACCCGTTGATCATGAAGCGGCAGAGACAGAGCGTGTAGCGGCGGCGGTATCGCCAGCGAATTTGGAAACCGCGACGGAGACAGTTTCAGCAGTGGTGAAGGCGACTCAGAAATCCATTCTTGAAACAGATAGAGAATCAGAAACGGCGGCGGAAGAAGACGCTACGGTGGATGAGCAAGCGTATGAAACAGAGGGGGTTTTCACCTCTGAGATGAAGCAACTCAATCTTGAAGTAGCGGAAGACAATCGGGTAACAGAGGAGGAGAGGGAGAAGGAATTGGGGTCGACATCAATGGCGGAGAAAAACCTGACCTTTGATACAGAGGTTGAAGGAAGAGATGGTTGGGAGAAGTTTGGATGGAAGATCCATCAGCAACCGATGATGGAGAAACACATCCATCTCCGGCCACCGACGCTGAAAGGAGGAAAGGCCAAGGTGTCGCCAGTGGCGGAGACCCGACAACCACAGAAGATGCAATCGCTTCGACGGCCGCCACCGAAACCGCCGCACGTCGGGGTGAGAGTGTTGCATGCAGGAGGATCGTTGAATCGACATCCTTGCAGGCAGGAGGAGGCAAAATGGTCACTGGCGAAACCACCGGATTTGTTTGGTCCGCCGGGTTTATTGGGAGGTGACAGTTCCGACTTGGCGCTGCTGGCTCAGTCGTGCTGTGAAGGAGGTGGTGTGATAGTGACATTGCATTGGCTCCCAAGTGCCAAAAACCTTATGCGGTGGCCACTGAAGGTAGACACGAGGCAGGAAGAAAAAGTGGTGCTGGCAACACATGACACAAGCAAAGACAAGTGTCCCACTGGAGTGATTTTCTACAACAGCAGCAACGTTTATGAAATGGGAAAAAGGTATGCACATGTTTTTGGTAGATTGGGCCAAGCACAACTTAGGATAAAAAGAGGGTCTGTTGATTGTATTGTTAAATGGGTTGCTATCCAACTTCTTACTGGATTGGGGAACATTGTGGAAGACAAATTTCTGAGAATAATAGGCCTTGCATGTTTCAATTGGGAAATCAAGAGAAAGCTACAAAGAGGGTTTATTCAAACCTGGAATTGTTTTCCCAATTACTGTTTGTTCCTAATAGCTGGGAGTCTTACCAAAGTTCCAGATTTTTCAGTGTGTCAGGGTGCTGTTCTGAATGTAATGGGATTCTGTATCTGGTGTATCAAAGCAAGCTTGAAGGAGATGGGTGAGCTATGTGAGTTCCTTCTGATGTGTCAAAATGGTTTGGTAGCAACCCAGGTCAATGTTGAAAATTTGACAGCAGGAGAGAATTATCACTACTTGGGCTCATGGGGCCAAGACCAGCTTGACATGGATTTTGGAAATCAAAGTAGAAAAACTGAATTGTGTTTGGACTCCATTGGGTATCAAATTGATTTGGAAAATATTAGTTTGGAGGGGTTTTCTTTTGATGATTTCTATGGCTTGCTATTCCAATTGGTGGTGGTCACCAATTCATCCATGGTTGTGATTATCTGCTTCATGCACTGGGATCCAGGAGGAAACATGAATTGTCACTTTTGGATCTTTGGCATAGCTGTATTTGAGATTGTTCATTGTTGTAGCTTGTATTTTGTTACAGCCACAATTGCAAGGGAAGGGGAGGATTGTGCTATTTGTATTCAACCCATACAGTTGCAACCTTCTGAATTAATGTCATTTGAGAAGACATCCAATCAGCATTTGTTGGCTAGTTTTGGGAAGATACCTGCCACTTCTTTCATGTTGGGATTTGCTTTTAAAAATGCTGCAACAGTGCTATTTCAACCTCTTTGCATCAACGGGAATTTCTGCTACTTGTTTTTCCAGCAATGGTACTTATGCCACATTAGTTTCAGCAGGACAGTGAAGATTTCCCCCAAGTCATACATGTTTTGGACTTTTTGCTTTCGGCTATGGGCCCTGGGTGGAAGATGTGATTACCACTCTTGGGAGTTTGGAATAGCAGTTCAGGAATTTGTCACTTTTGTATAGTAGGCCTACTTGTTCACTGTTTTAGTTTGCTTTTTGTTcctcaccttgaggacaaggtgaattttcagggggggggagtattgataggaactcaaggtttggggttagttagttagttagttatactTAGTGAGTTAGTTAGAATGTTGTTGAGGCAtttagcctataaataacagACATTAGAGAGTTAGGGGTATCTTTGTATTCAGTTAGGAAttgggtttagagagagaagtggttctctttctagggttagagagggtgtttggtatccctttctcttgtatctttcccctagtttccaattgggaattaggttttctatcaataaaaatCAGGTTTCCATCACATTGACAATCATTATTATTAGGATGTTTCACTCAGTAAAGAATAGAATAAGTACTCCATCCCAAACCTATATTTCGTTATTGGTATACCAAATTAGATCGGAAtaggaaaaataaattgttttatgacaaaattaaatatggtggttgtggtggaagTGTGCACAGGGTGGTGGGAGAGGATATTATGTCAATTTTAGAGAAAACAGTGTCAAAAGGTAATTCCAATCTATCTAGTGGGAACCATTCCATTCAACTTTAGAGGGAATGGTGAAATCTGCATCCCCTAATAAATGCCCATTCACATTCCAAAGTTTTTCAAACCCTCATTACATTGAACCAAACAGGAACTGATACTTTCTGCAGTTTGTATAAAAAATTTAGAAGTGCAGATTTGCAGTGAATGAACAAGAAAACTCATGGGAAAAAATAGAGAACATACCTCAGTAGGTAGTAGGACAACAGGACAACAATCTGAACCAGATCCTACATCAAGGACAATGGCTGTAAACTCACTCCCGCCTTCAAGAAATATTTCTATTAACACTTTATTGTCAATCCCCTATCACATTCAAAATCAATGACCATTACCAAAAGTTAACATATATTAAGAGAGGTAATATTTTCTACTTAACAGTTAACATACTTCTAGTCAATATGTATTCCCTCTGTATTTTTCTTTACAACCATTCTACTTGATTTGTCTGTATATTTGTTTACAGTATTACAAAGTGTCCACTCCTATTCAAGGGGAAAATTTAATGAAAATACCTCAGTCATAATTTCATTGGCTTTTACAAGAGAATCGTTCACACCGTATGCAACTCCAACACCAATGCTTGACCCTCCTCTTGTTGGTTTTACCTGAGACATCAAATTTAAAAACATCAATAAGCATAATAACATGCTTCACTATTAGGAACAAGGAATCTCAAATGACTGAACCACATCACGTGCCATACCACTACTTTCCCCAAGTCAGGGTCCAGCTGGTGTTTCCTAAACCACTCTGATAGTTCTGATTCGTCTGTTTTATGCCCCTATTTGACATCATAATGTTATGAAGTCTTATAGTacataaataagaaaaaagagATGAATTGATGTTTAAAGACAGAAAACACTTCCACAAACAATTAAATGTGGATAAAtctaatacaaaaaaaaaactttgtaacATTAAGATTGCAGCACCCAATTGTACGTTTAAAAACATTAGAAGATACGCACTTATGTAACAAAGAATTGGTCATAATTACAAGGTGACCATTAACCTTGTCAAAACACAATTTTCACCTGAACCAAGAAACTGGGCACTGTTACGAAGCCATGCTTCCTGAGCTCCAATGATGCTTTATACTGGCAATAATTTTAAGGGAAAAAACTTAGTACCAGAGGTATAGTCAAACTAGTAGGTCACAAAAGTATAATAGAGAAGATAAAGGCAGTGTAAAGTAAATTGAGGATGTCTCAGTTTTAAGAGTTTCCATATAGTTTTTCCCCATAACTTTCTCACATACCACAGTCAGCATCCAAAACTAAATTTTGTATCATCTCAATGCTCAATGAGGCTTTTAAGCATATTTCAGGAAATTTCAAATCGTGTAATTCTTATTAAATGATGATTATTAAATTCTATAACCTAATCTAACTATGATGGGAATGAAAATGTAAACCATTTTTGGAGCTCAAATATGTAGGTGCATTCCAGTTATGATAAAGAGACCAAAATACATGAACAAGAACaaacaagagagagaaaaaatgtaTTCCCTGTACCTTGTCAAATGCTTGGCAGCACTCTTTCGATCCTGTGCCAACATATGGAACATTATACTTTTCTAGCAATTCCTAGAGATATATAAACATTAGAAATGTCATTCATGATCACAAATTCTCATGATAACCTCCAACAGAACCTTATATATATACAGCACCTGAATCCGGCCATCTTCACCAAATTGACCATGTATAACTGGAAAGACTATGTCCACAGATGTAGCTAGATGCTCTGCCATGTCATCCAAAGTCGAGAAACTTTGGGCAAGGCTGAAAATTTAACAAATGACCAGTTTTACTCTTTCAATTTAAGATGCAAATTATACCATAGTATATCTTATGAGTATCTATTTCATGCTCTGAagagaaaattattaaattacatAAAAGGAAGTACTAGTAAAAGTATTTTCATTTGAGGAACAGTGAAACACAACACAAATGATTGATTGAATCATTGAATGATCATTATTAACCACTTCTAGAAAGTCACTAACCAGTTGTGTGGCTAGTTATTGTTGAATTGGAGATATTTTTACCAAGACTTCCTTTAGTAGTTTTACCTAATTTGGAAGGGTTTACTGACCTTTCTAGTTTAAAATCAAAATCAGCAGGGGTGTTGGAATATACCTGTCAACAAGATATTTAAATAAGAAAAACGACTTGGATAGGAGAAacaacttttctttttccattttaatttgcttttcGCTTTTCCCATTTCACTTTTGACCAGGAAATTGAAAACATAACAGTAGAACTGTAGAAGCCATGGCCTTAGAGTTTTAACAGATAAATGTGATCAATTCAGTAATAGATCGTTGAAACAACACCTTGAGCAAAAAAGTAATTCATGCACCCAAAACTTGATTGGTAGAActagagaaaggaaaaaaactcACCATTTATAAGAATACAAGACATAACCAAGCCAAAAGTGATATTCAAATTTTGTAACATCACTGGGATTGACCAGGAattatatataagaaaattttATTAAGTTGGGAATGCGTATTTCTAGTGATATTTCTGAAGAACAAAGAAGTACAAGTATGCCGATATTGAATCTAATTCAACTAATATTTTGCCATGTATagtgttgaaacttgaaagttgaaCCTATATATTGTCAGTCTAAGTGAGACTTGTCTAGCCTTGTATTGATTCAAGTTTTCCAACATCTGGAATCATATATACACAGATTGAGCATCATTCAGATCAGAACTTCTCATTGCTATATATGTCCATCTTCTTAGGGTCTGTTTACtgttagaaaatatttttatttctttcatttCCAGTTTTCGCTTTAAATTACAAAAACTGTTCTTATTTTCAATTCGTTTCATGTTTCAAAGTTTTGTATGGAAAACAATGAAAGAATAGTTGTTTTCATATTTTCCTGTTTGGAAACAGAATATAAAGTAATCATAAGGTGGCATTTTTGgaataaaaactgaaaatagaaaCCAAACAAGCCCTTAGTGAAAAACTATAGTTAAATCAACCTAAAAAAAGAGCCCATGCAGCACAATTTTGGAAACATATATCATACTAACCTGAGCAGAAGAAATTGCAAATGCGTTGAGATTGATATCAATATAATAGCAGCTCACATGTATATCATCTCCCTGTCATATAATACAAAAAAATTGAGATCAATAAATAAGAAATGACCAAATGAAACAGAAAACACCCCAGAGTTAGTTCTAAAATAACAATAGCCTCTTTGTGTTACttcataaaaactaaaaactactTTCTTTACTTCCTTGTTTTGCAAGTACAAGAGACAAAACAAAAAGGGGTAACCTAACTAATAATTTCCTTCTGAATTGACAAGAAACTAGTAATTAAAGAAAGAACAAAATTAAATCCTAAGAGTTTCCTATTTTCATTTTGACTGAAATACATTTTTGGTCCCTATAGTTATGGAAATACGTGATTTTGGTCCCTATAGTTTCAATTGCTCAATTTAAGTCCACATACATTTAAAATTGTCCAAGTGTTTATTTGTCATTCAATAACTTACAAAATAAATGGACATATATCACATTTTTTGATGTGTAATATATATCGTCTAAGCTTGTCATTCACATAAAATATTATGATCAACATCAACCTTCTTGTTAGTTTTGGATGACTAATCAACATTTAGACTAATATTGTTCAATTTTGAAAGTAAAGGGACTTACAAACTACAGGGACCAAAATCACACATTTATGAAACAATGAGGATCAAAAGTGTAATTAAGCTTTCTTTTGGTACAAACTTGTAAGAGTTCCTACAatctaatatttaaaaataaaataaaaaacagaaaatatatACCTGCAAGTGATCAAGAACTGATCTAGCAGAATTGAGAGAAATCCCTCGTTCAGCAGAAGGACCACCGCAGATGAGACCAACCTTCAGCACCCTCCCTTCTTCCTTCGTTTTCTCAACGCCACCGTCAACGACCACCACCTCACGTGCGGAAGCACGTGCAATGGAAGGAGTGGCACGGCACGTGCGCAGCTCGTGCTTCAGTCCGAAGCGTCTGAGGAAGATGGGGGCTGATGACAGAGCGCGAGTAGCAGCAGTAGCGCCACCGTGCACGGCGTCGCTGCGGCGGAGAAGGACGGAGATGGAGGAAATGCCGGCAATTGATGACGTGGCCATGATGAAAGGGAAGAAAGGTGTTGTCGTTGAGAAGAACAAAGGTTGACTGACAAGTGCAGTTAGAGTGAGAGAGCACTGAGATGGTTTTATATATGTGCTGTTAACGGTGGACCTCACCCTGCTCCGTTACGTTCATAATATTTTGtagttttaatttattattttccttttttgttgttttagaaattgaagaatatttttattttattaaaccATGCTCACATTTAatcatttttttgaaagttgcTCTCATTTAATGATTACTCaactaataatataattatatttcatGTTTATTCTTTTCCTCTTAACCAAAAAAATGTTTCAGGTTTATcatcttttattttcatcttaCACTAGTTTTACCAATTACTCAAGGAAAATACATCTAATAAAACTGAACACCGAAACACAAgagtgaaaaaaagagaaaagagggAAGTAATTAGTAGTGTAGAAAAAAggcattttttattaataaaaaagttaatgaattagtttaatttaattattaataatacatGTGTGAATTAAATATTAACTAGAACATACATGTACATGTAGTATGTCACATTAGACTTTATCAAACACATAGTAAAATTGTTtctgaatgatagctcaagtggtaagagttgggAACATATGAGTTGGATAGGGAAAGGTTCAGGGATCAATTTCTAATGggtataatttatctttctgatgtggaaaaaaaaacagacaGTAAAGTTAGCAGAGCTAACCAAGTGGGTTGGTCTAGTAGTTCAGCACTTCATCTTTACGCAAAGTTGTTGGGGGTTCGAATatcaactcttgcgaatagaaaaaactcattggtcagtcccctaccgcttagtgcacTGATCATGAggcgagggattagtctcattgCTGTCAGTTGTGAAGATACCTTGGTCATGACAAAAAAAAGTTAGCAGAGCTCCATTTTAGGTGAGAATTAAAATCGAGTATATTTTTAAGCATACGTGtatttttgtaacttttgtAACTTTACTCTAATgattaactaaaattaaaattcgttaatttaaaaaattaaaatttaatctcGAAAATATTAAGAAAGCCTCACTGATGCGAACTAGAAGCCAAGGAGAAGAGTCATTTCAAGTGGGACGACATTGCTGACAAGAGTTTTTTTGTTTCGAGGTGTTTAAGGTATAGTATATAGTTTTCAGACGGCACAAAGAACAAAAGATAAATTAGAACCCTGCATGAGGaagttggttaggtttggaaaCACTTGATAAATATTTATGTCTTGAATTGTTCGAATATTTAACTAAATTTGTGTGATACACATTAAACTGGCTATTATTTGCAGTTTGTTTGGTTTGGCTATCATTACATCTTCTATCCATGGTTAGCCTCACTTGCCCCGGCTATTTCACATTTGTAGATGATAGTTTGGTTTTAAACAAAATGATAAGTTATGCAGTGTATAGTGTATGACTAAACGTCATATAGCATTAAAATTTTACCAGGCCTCATACAATCAAACCTCATACTATCAGGCATTACCTTATATTATACATATCAAACGAGCCCTAATAAAATTAATGAACCCCACTACGTAGGCTGATGATTGGGTTaaagttttcaaaatatttaaaaataatatatattatagaaATAAAGATGATGTTAATGGGTGCtaaagatgacggtggcggctgATGTGGCTGTGATAATGGtcatggtggtgatggagggtggtggttgtggtggtggcagcaaTTATGTTGAGTGTTGGTTAGGGTGGCAGCGACAGCAGTGGTGTTGGAAGTGATAATGATGATGGTAGTGGCAGTGGCGGCGGTGGAGGGAGGTGATGGTGGCGATGGTCGAGGGTTGTGACAGCGGTtagggatggcagagaagcccgaacccatgggcacccgacccgacccgacccgatttcttgggtgaaaacccgagttaaatgggttcgggttcgggttcgggttttacccgatcactttcgggttcgggtttgggtttggccaaacccgcacccgaaccctacccgaacccggatctgtataagtgaaacctaagtATTCTGCTTGTGCAATACAATATGTGCAGcatcttgcatattaatttaacagtaacatggcaattacaatgttacattacataatatagctctcttcacagtctttttcaggtcgggtttccgagttcaactgtttgtttgaggttgtgtgcgggtgtgggtacgggtcgggtgaacccgaaacccaatgggttcgggtgtgggtttaagttcaccacccatttcgggttcgggtgcgggtgcgggtgtgggtttttgatttcgggtttgggtttgggtttggcaaaacccgcaccctacccgacccattgccatccctaacaGCGGTAGTGGCAGTGGTGATTTAGGTGGTGGCAGCGGCGGTGGTGATGTTGgaaatgatggtgatgatggatgGCGGTGGCATTGGTGGTCGTGGCGGCGGTGGAGGAAAGTGGTtgtcgtggtggtggtggtggtgggtcatGGTGGCGATGACAATGACAGTTGAGATGGTGGTGgggggggtggtggtggtggaaggtgacagtggtggtggtggcagtggtgataGCGATGACAACAGCGACAATGGTGGTAGTAGCGACGGCGAcggtggcgatggtggtggtggtggagggcaGTCATGGAGAGTGGTGGGTAGCATAGCAATGGTGAAGGGTGGTGTCGTAGCgattaggggtgtacaagactcggccctacccgccaacccgttcCGACCCAAGCCTTTCGGGCCGGGTTCAATccggcccgatcattaaaagatgTCGGGTTAGGGTTGATCATTGAGTTATCTGGCTTCGGGTCGGGTCAGGTTCGGGTTGACATTCGGGCCACCtggcccgtcccacatatatattttataaaattttaatttgttataatggtcaaaatgtgatagatggtgctcaagtttatcttaccatgtggatgatatgaaaatgtttaacatctatcttactaattaaataaacgttggttAAAAGATGAACACTTTCATGCTTTAACAAGATAAAATCATGTAATgcacatgtgagacaagtgaagagagatcaaacaaaatgagtgacacgtgcatatagatcaaataaaatgtaaacctctcaagtgcaatagattatgcaagaattggatcatttcaagctctttcttctaaaaaatagttctcaCTTATAAcccttttagtatgttattgtctttaaattttataattagtattaaatagtcttagatttattgtccctcgggtcaacccggtcccgtcctacatagacccgtcctaaattggaaCCGCATATTGTCGGGTTTCTTCGGATCTaaggacgggttagggtctaagaattggcccgatcaatatttagggccgggttagggttaaacaaaacccgtcccaacccgtcccttgtacacccctagtaGCGATAGTGgagggttgtggtggtggcgtaTATATCACACTATTATCAAGCCTTATCCATCATGACATCATCTATATGAtgaattaaataatccatcattttaatgtataagaggggattaatgtataagcttatacaatataaTTGTAGCATCAAACAATAagttcataatgtattgtataagcttatactatcatgtcttaCACGACATGTCAAACA
This is a stretch of genomic DNA from Lotus japonicus ecotype B-129 chromosome 1, LjGifu_v1.2. It encodes these proteins:
- the LOC130728018 gene encoding uncharacterized protein LOC130728018 isoform X1 codes for the protein MATSSIAGISSISVLLRRSDAVHGGATAATRALSSAPIFLRRFGLKHELRTCRATPSIARASAREVVVVDGGVEKTKEEGRVLKVGLICGGPSAERGISLNSARSVLDHLQGDDIHVSCYYIDINLNAFAISSAQVYSNTPADFDFKLESLAQSFSTLDDMAEHLATSVDIVFPVIHGQFGEDGRIQELLEKYNVPYVGTGSKECCQAFDKYKASLELRKHGFVTVPSFLVQGHKTDESELSEWFRKHQLDPDLGKVVVKPTRGGSSIGVGVAYGVNDSLVKANEIMTEGIDNKVLIEIFLEGGSEFTAIVLDVGSGSDCCPVVLLPTEVELQFLGANDVKENDAIFNYRRKYLPTQQVAYHTPPRFPLDVIDNIRKGASLIFQRLCLQDFARIDGWFLPNSDSKLSCSENEFGRTEAGTILFTDINLISGMEQTSFLFQQASKVGFSHKNILRSVVRHACLRFPNLASDSGISGQVPTRSKSFELNKSFPFPEGARKVFVIFGGDTSERQVSLMSGTNVWLNLLAFHDLEVTPFLLASTSEYESNVDMVKKADDVRDRTIWSLPYSLVLRHTTEEVLAACKEAIEPDRAALTSNLRKKVVNELMEGLKDHNWFTGFDIADELPMKFSLRQWIKSAKEVQATVFIAVHGGIGEDGTIQSLLDTEGVPYTGPGAMASKICMDKVATSVALKHLANFGVLTINKDVRRKDDLFDKPITDIWHDLTQKLQCETLCVKPTRDGCSTGVARLCCSDDLAIYVKALEDCLLRIPPNSFSKAHSIIEMPNPPPELLIFEPFVETDEIVVTSKFKETGHDLMWKGHSRWVEITVGVIGKRGSMHSLSPSVTVKETGDILSLEEKFQGGTGINLTPPPLSIMSEKALQRCKKHIEQIANTLQLEGFSRIDAFVNVDNGEVLIIEVNTVPGMTPSTVLIHQALVEQPPLYPHQFFRTLLDLGSVRSM